DNA from Macrobrachium rosenbergii isolate ZJJX-2024 chromosome 21, ASM4041242v1, whole genome shotgun sequence:
GTAAGAGTATGgcaccttaggttaggttaggtcaaggTCCGTGTGGTTAGGTCATGTTCTATTGGGTAtgcaaaacaaagcattttcGTACTTAATTATTGTTATGTTGTAGCAGTAGCATACGCCAGGTCACATGTTCGTATTTGCGGTAAAGATCTCTGGCTTGGCAGGGTCGAGGGGGCAAAGTCCCCACCCTGCCAGGTAAGGGCAAGGCATTCTAGGTTGGTTTAGGTCAAGGTTTGTCTGGTTAGGATgtacatatttcctttgaaatgcCAACTAAAGTAAGGCATAGCCTAGGCCGTACCACATGTCCAAACGTGAACTTGTACCCTCCGACTAAAGATTGCAGAAGGGGGTATTACATGCTCACACATTTGTTGCTTATTGAAACCTTACAATCTGCCATTGTtgcagtttctttgttttttatttatttttccaatgttTGCGGGGGGAAGTTACTGTTTAGGTTCCCTatgtatgttttgttttgatttgaggGGTGTGGGGGCAAGGGCAAATTGCTATTTGTGTTTCTGTCCACAAGTTTCTGTAGTTTGCCCCTGTGCTCTGCAGTCTTTCCTGGATAAGAATGTAGAGGGGGGAGTTAACCAacattcatttgttatttcatgtACTTTGCCCCATGCTCTACATTCTTTCCCAGGTGTTTGGAATGTAGAGGGGGTGGGGAATAAAATGCCACTAATACTACTTCCATTCTGACCTGCTCTCAATGCTGCCATTTTCCCCCCATCCAAAAGACGTGCTTTCCCAAAAGTGTCCCCATTACCAGCGGTGGAGGAGATACATTTTCATGGTTGGATTTCTTGCTCCCATCCCTATCTCCCTACTCTGCAGCCAATCCACTTACTTTTCAGGTCACAGtcagttatatttttccttgtgcCATGGTTTCATATTTACTTCCAACTAGTCATATTGTATGAATAGGAGGGGGTAATTGCAAATTAACAGAACACAGCATATTATGTGGGAgtgagttagttataaatgatttgtttaaccagacctctgaactcttttagggttcttctcgggctgggagacTGCATTCCAATTACAGAGAGATTTTGTGTCCAGaggctggaaaataaaattaaatttaaaatattgagaTGATTTTAAACAAGGTTGGAAGAGCAATTAGTAAGAGAAGTAGTAAATATGACTTATAATTTTCATAAGTTAGTTCACCAAGTCATACCTGTAGAATGTCCGACTCACTGGAAATGTTTTTTATGGAAAGAGAGGAACTAGGAGAAGTTTAAAAAGTTGGATAGGTTAGTAAGAAGAAACCAAAGGGAATGGATTAAAAGTAAAGAGGAGAAAGCAATATTGCCCCTAAATGGAAAATCTGGCTTAAGAtcattgttctttgtttttgtgttgttgCCAAATGGAAAACTAAGGGAATTTTTTACTGTAGACTAAGCTTTTCATTATTATCCTAGAACATCATTAGTGTTATGGTATATAAACTGCAGTTTAATAAGTACAGTATTGCCATATTACTGCTGGGGGACAAAAACGAAAATGAACACATAGCATTAGTAAATATGCCAACTCATGGTGTGCTGAGCTTTTAGAACTTGGTTGATTGCACAAGCTTTTCAAAAACCACAGTTTGCACTTAGtgcaataaaattcttttttaggCGTTAATTAAAACTGTAGCTTACCAGATTGCTGCTATCCGACTATGATTTACAGGATTTCCAGCGCAAAAATCCAAATTCAGTTGCTTCAGGATCTAATCTTTTTGTTTCCTTGGAAGCTCACGTGATATTTGATTCTTGTAATGTAAGCTAACGAAATAATTACACTCTAGTTTCAGTGAATGTCAGTGAAGATGGAAGTTTCCTTGCGGTCACCTATGCAAACAGCACGACAAAACTGTATCCAACTAGAGCTTTATTTCCTAGTGATTCCAGTGACAAAATGCAAGATTTGGTTCCTGAGGTTAAATTCCAAGTGATTGAGAacagaaaacctgacaagagactagaggaagagaaactgaagaaaagggaaaaatttaagaaattacgTGTAGGTATTGCAGTTGCATGTGCACAAAAAATTGGGcgttctttattattaatattacaaagTCATTTAACTAAATCACTTCATCATATTTATGAGATTTCTAAGGATGGCTTGAAGGATTTGTGTTTGAATGAGACAAACATTTAAAAAGGAAGACAGTTTAAGGAAATTGGCAAGCAAGTGGGAAGAGGCCTGAAAGAATTAGTGATAGGTAAAAATCCGACAGCAGTACAGTTGCAGGCTGAAGAAAACTGCAGGCAACCGTTTCCACTGCCTACAGTGTGACACCATGCATGGCCCACTATAGATTACATCTTTTTTTGTAGGGACGaattctttatttcagttcaatagACCAAATCCAATTCCTTAGAattaaaacctaattttttttttacacatcatGGATTCATGAACAAAATCTTAGCCACACACCAGCTGCATATATAGTAGATTGATTGAGTGACCTATCTGTCATTTGTCCTTTTAGCCCTGAGCTATATTGCactttaccttttacttttcatgcATTTGCTTTTGGCATTTCATTCCTAGTGGCCTAATTCATTAACTGTCTTCTTCAGGTTTCACCTAAGAACAAATCAGGCTAGCCTTATGGCTTCCTctctcattcaagaacaaatcttCAAGGCTAACCTAATAAGTTTCATCTATCTTTTAAAAACAGTTCTTACATTCTAGCCTTGGTCCTGTTAAACTGCTTTGGAACTCAATTTCATCTTCCAGGAGCTTTTGGAAAAGACCAAGTGGTATGAGATTCTTCGGGAATTTAATGAATACCCAGATAAGTATAGAAGCATAATATGGGTTTCCATCCTAGATTTGCCCCGAAATTACTCTGTCTTTAGTGATCTTTTAGACAAAGGTGTACATCCAGCATATGAGAGAATACAAGATGTACTGAATTTGTCTGATGGAGCCTTACTGAAGATGTTAAAAGGGTAAGTATATCCCTTacaaagatttatcaataaagaaTTGTATGCCTTGGTATGATATTCTTGGTACTCATGTCTGTCCACTTACATCCAACAAAATTTCATGTGAAAATAACTAAAAGATTGTTGCTGCGTGATTTTGTATTGCTATGTGAagcatcttttttatattttgaaacttatgattacttttatttatttaccttcagCATCTGTGACTAGTTTATGTAATGCACAGTAGCCCATAAGTAGAACAGAATCTCAACTCTGTGCACattcatatgaattatatatacttccaaaaaattattctttttaattaatcatttatataGTGAGAGAGATGTGATTTTCCATTGTATTGTGCTTTATTTTTAGTCTGCAGATCTTAGCATGGTGCAGTGATCGATTATAGAACAAAGCCTTTCTAGTGAATGAaagctttttatatatacctatactttttcattttttaatttatattattctttccttttagCACATTATCAGCTTTAGCTCACTGGGCTCCATTTCTAGCAAGCGTCGAATACTTGCCAGAATTTGTGTTTCCCTTCGTAAAATTCTTTCACAGCAACCCATTGCTCTGCTTTGAAGCTGTAACAACTGTTATATGTAAGTAGGAACCTTCTTTTTACTTTAGTtctttaaataatacaaaatataaatagtagTTCGAAGCAAAAGGTGAATGTTTCTCTGCattagtaattttgatttttatggcaAATGCACGGAATTTTCGttgtaatatgaaaaatcatattttattttattttccagtaaactGGTGCCAGTCCTGGTTTGAATTTTGGCCCAAGCCTGGTGTGTTGGTACTTAATGTGATTGAGCAACTGATCTGTGACAATGATTCTCCCTTACTTGCACATTTGATGAGACTGAAGGTTACTGCTGAAGAATATGCTTGGTCTCTTCTCGTGAATGCTTTTTCTAGAGTAAGTATTgagcagaaaattatttttctttgcgtAGCTTTTTGTAGTGTTAACCAAGTTTTCAAGCTTGTAAATTTCATTGTCGCAAATTTTGTTCTTGAAGATCCAAATTCACAAACTGAAAATGCCTGTGCACCGGTTTTACGCGAGACACTTGCTGGTGCATGTCAGATTAAGTCTGTTATAACTTTAGAGATGTTCCTTTTAGATTCTTGTTACCTTTTTCACTAGATCCATTCTGACAGTAAAGCATTTACTTGCTTACTTCAGTAAGGGTACCGCCTTCAGTGTATCTTGAGTGCCATACTTTATACAGTGCAGTATTTAGTTTCCTGTGGCTTTGTTTTGGCTCCCAGATGTATCGTATTTTGTCGTTTTACTTTACACCCATTCTGTCTAGTCCTCCCAGCTGTCCAATTCCTCCATCTTGAACCAGGTAGAATCCTCACCCTTctcatttatgaataaaactttGTTGAAAGGTGCAACTGTAactcatttattttatgataattagtaCAGTACCTAGAATCTGTTGATCCATTTGTACAGTACTTTGTTTAGTGTCAGGAAAAACCTTGTGATGATAGCAACTATTGGTTTCAGCTGTCTGAACAACATATTTAATATTCAGTACATTGGCATCATGTGCGGAAAAATTATGTATGGTTAGTTCCAGGCACCTGGATAAAACTTGAAGATTCATaatatgtattttctttgtaCAGTAGTCTTGTGCATGTCCTCAGATCTTGAAGGCATGTTGGCAGGCTCTTCAAAACTCTGCCTTTCAGTGTACAGTACAAGccattattttgacattttctaaAACACTGAGAGTCTTGTTACTTGTGACTAGATATTAGAAAGAAAGCCTTAACAATAGTGACATTTTTCCCAATTTTGTTATCTAACGCTGTTTTTCCTTAACAGGTTGTATCTAACGAAGATTGGCTTGTGCTTTGGGACCACATACTCTCCAACCCACCTGCTTTTCTCCCTTGTGTAGCAGCTGCATTCATACTGAAATCCAGACAAACCATCCTCACTTGTTCAGATTCTTATGAAATCAAGGTgggtttttctttttagttttatgtatggTTAGAATGCCTTCAAGGATATCTACCATACTCAGTATTAGTTCTCTGATGTTCAGTTTGACAGGATGTTGCAAAATAAATTGGTTATTTGTTGAAAATCTGCATCATCTGTTGCATAATGTATTCATAAATCTGGATACCTTTACATGTTTGTCTCCCACACAGTATTTATTGAAACAAATGCAAAGTTGTGCAGATATCATGACATGAGCTTCTGTGTTTGTAACCTTATTGTATCAATATTGTTCGGTCCTTTTGATTTTGTTACTGTACTGATAGGTTAAAACTGAATTAACCTACAAATTGGTTTAAATATTGAAGAACTGTTTAATTGCATTTTCATTGCAGCTCTCATGTTAGGCAAGAAATGTAAAAGTTTGTGctttttgtaattacattttcttttgtttagacGTATCTTAGTCAAGAATCTTGGATGTCTGTCAGGCCGGTTTTAGATAAAGCGTACATTCTGTACGCAAGAAGCAGTAGCAGTAGTCTCCCTAAGGATAAGTTTGGTCAGTTCACGGCTCTTCCCAGGGGAGGCCTGCCTTTCTTCAGCATTGGGCCAAGAGATGCCAGAGATGAAGAGGTAATGTTGAAAATCCAGTTTTGAAAGTTTAACAATAGAtggtaaaatgtttttatacaattttaggGGTTTATAGGTTATTTGTAACAtttgctttgttgttttttataGAGAGAAAAGTTGGAGCGGAGTCTTCGCAATAAGAGTTCTGTCCTTCCTTCTCCATTACGCCAGAGAGTCAGCCCGAGCCCTAGAACTGATGGAATATTTGCCAAGAAGCAAGAGGATATGggtaattatcattactatattaTTAGCTCTTTCAACCAGGCCACCATGGTAAAGTTCATGGATTTCATACGGTTGACATGAAGGTTTTGTTTTCaatactgaaatttatattttattcacgaAATTTTAGTCCTCTAATAATATAACAACTGCATGAAATAAGGAAGGTGAAGAATCGTACAACATTTCTTAACTGATTTGTTTTTAGAATTAGATATTAGCTGTCCAGATGTAGTCACACTTAAACTTAGCAGACCCTTTGGGGATCTGGCtttttgataagtaacaaagaccctaaaTTATAgtctgcacttgaatattttttaaatatgttacagctaacagcaattccctATAGTTCCTAACCTGAACTAACCTATACTTTACTCTTACCATTCCATTCAtgagatttatctaaaaatatgacctctaaaatggtagcatagcAAAAAAATAATCGTGATAATGGAGCTGATAAGTACCGAAGTTCATCAAGTTGAGGTGCTACTAATATTTCTCAACTCTCGAAGTGAATTtccatttgaaatagaaaaatacaggTTGTTTAGTCTTGAACATGTCGGTGATCATTACTTGTTCTTGAAAATtgatacagtaaaaaaatttttaattgtatttttcctaacttacaaaactaaaggtctttacatagggatttagcttgTGGGATTGAGATAGGACGGTTGGTTAAttttcagacaaggttgttaactactGATGGTAGGCggggaagccccgcccactcGTTGGTCTgaactcca
Protein-coding regions in this window:
- the LOC136849951 gene encoding TBC1 domain family member 31, which produces MRGQVILDDITGQIWPTDFNLDVLKTSDKLTTLLEVVGSGISQTTAISCHCTYMAVVTSGEPGSNLVFVIHLVENRYYLLKKTVEPCTTLAFHPYQENVLFIATESSSLYRLDVNDGSVMQMIGHTFPVEGIHSGARSPLVISYNSDEVLLWSWPSLNLTSRLRLEEIVPVKWAGHVWQRDELVVSFVTGGILIWPSQNRSQQITIHPPEGLQLDFTAYALSSGGEWLVGGGKSHLLVTYSLINRSVAQVVQLPASCTDVFRVTFLPAIHPRYFQVLAVLNSTGILTVIDFTTSTKLKTLRAQRFNIVSVNVSEDGSFLAVTYANSTTKLYPTRALFPSDSSDKMQDLVPEVKFQVIENRKPDKRLEEEKLKKREKFKKLRELLEKTKWYEILREFNEYPDKYRSIIWVSILDLPRNYSVFSDLLDKGVHPAYERIQDVLNLSDGALLKMLKGTLSALAHWAPFLASVEYLPEFVFPFVKFFHSNPLLCFEAVTTVILNWCQSWFEFWPKPGVLVLNVIEQLICDNDSPLLAHLMRLKVTAEEYAWSLLVNAFSRVVSNEDWLVLWDHILSNPPAFLPCVAAAFILKSRQTILTCSDSYEIKTYLSQESWMSVRPVLDKAYILYARSSSSSLPKDKFGQFTALPRGGLPFFSIGPRDARDEEREKLERSLRNKSSVLPSPLRQRVSPSPRTDGIFAKKQEDMVYLIGRKELQKQEEECLDSIRNLRKRHLAVAKENLS